In the Nitrosopumilus cobalaminigenes genome, TTTTACGAAAAGAAAGCATTGGCGAATATCTAGAAATTCCTCACTGGTTGTAATTACAAAATTAATTTTTTGAATCTAGTATCATTAGAGAGTTTTTCAAAGATTTTTGATTTTTTAGCTTTTATTTTGTATTGTAGTCCTTGAGAAATAGCCTGTTCTAGGAAAGATAAGGCATCATCATTTTTAGATAACAAGGCAAAGTTGCATGATTTATCAAATAAAACATCCCCATTTTCTGGATAATCATTCAAAATTATATTACAACATTGAATGGATTCATCATATTTACCCATAGAAAATAAAATTCGTTCTTTATGATATAATGCAATATTATATTTTGGATTATTATTTAGAATGTCATTACAAATTGATAAAGCATTATCAAAATTGCCTTGTTTTCGAAATGAAGATATTTTGTTAACTAGAACAGAAATATCATCTGGAGAAATTTCTAATGCTGCATCATAACACTTTATGGCATTATCAAATTCTTTGAGTTTACTCAAGGCATATCCTTTATTATTAAGAGAACTGATGTGTTTAGGATTTTCATCTAAAATTTTATCATAATAGGTAATTGCTTCACGTAGTTTCCCTTGTAGAAATAATCTATTTCCCTCATCTAAAACGGAATTTGTTTTTGGATCATCCATTTTTATCAAGATTCTGGTTTGATCAAAATTTTTCCAAAGAGTCCTTTACCTTTGAGCATTTTTGTATGAGCTTCTGCAGCATTTTCTAAAGAATAAACAGAGTCAATGATAGATTTTATTTTTCCTTGGGACATCCAATACAATCCTTGTTCTAATTCAGCTCTAGTACCTTGAGTTGAGCCTAAAATATTGATCCCCTTAAAGAAAATGTGACGCAAATCGGTTTTAGCGTTATACCCAGTGGTTGCACCAGTTGTAATTATTGTTCCACCATAATTCAATAAAGTCAATTCTTTGTTCCAATGTGAACCTCCAATGTGCTCAAAAATTACATCCACACCCGGAGCATCTCCTAGTGGTTTAGGAATTTTCTTTGCAATTGCTCTTACTTCTTTATGCCAATCTTCTTTCCTATGATCAACTGCAAAATCAGCTCCTAGTTCTAATAATTTATCCAATTTATCTGGACTCGCAGTTGCTATTACAGTACATCCATAAAGTTTAGCAATTTGAATTCCATAATTCCCAACTCCAGAGCTTCCGCCCATCACAAGAACAATTTGACCTGGTTGAATTTTTGCTCTACCAACTAACATATGCCAAGAAGTTAACATTGTCATGGATGCGGCTGCTGCTTCATCATATGAAACACTATCAGGAATTTTTACCACATTAACTTCTGGAAGATGAGTATATTCACAGTAACCACCCCAAAGCGGACCAGTTTCAAAACCCCAAATTGTACGTTTTTTACAATCGAATTCTCTACCTGCTGTACATCTTTTGCAAACTCTACATGACATATTACCATGAGAAACAACCCTATCACCAACTTTGATATTTTTTACATCATTTCCAATTGCAGTGACTTCGCCAGCTGCATCTGTACCAGAAATATGTGGTAGTGGAATTGCCAAAGGTTTTCCTCTCATTCCCCAAATGTCATCATAATTTAGAGCGGCAGTTTTTACTTTGATGATTACTTCATTAGATTTTGGTTCTGGTATTGGAATATCTTTAATTTTTAAGATTTTAGAAAAATCGTCATTTTCAGTATATTCTTCATATACTAGCGCTTTCATGATTTTTATCAAATTCTTGAAGATATATGATTTATCAAGATCCTTTAAACCACAAACAATTATAATCATAAATACAAAATTCTCATTATGTCTGAAAATGCAATATTTCCAGGAGACAAAATAGCATCTATTGAAGAATATGAGGCGGGAGACAATGCTTTTGATGATGGAGATATGGTTAGAGCCGCAACAGTTGGAGAGAAAAATATAGATAAAATTGCAAGAACTGCCAACATAAAACATCCAAAACTTCTATCAATTCCTAAAGTTGGCGATGTTATTATTGGGACAGTTGCAGCAGTGATGTCTTCCATGATTGCTGTTTCTATCGATTACATTAATGGAAAGCCAACAACCTCAAAAGTAGAGTGTGTTTGTGGAACACGTAATTTGAGAATCCGAAATGTTGCATTGGTAAATGATATTGTTACACTAAAAATTCTAAATCACCTTAATGGTACTATTCATGCAACAATTAGTGAGCCAAATTTAGGGGTTTTATTCACTAAATGCAGAAAATGCGGTGGCAAAGTTGTTCCAATGCGCGATGCAATAAAATGTACAGATTGTGCTTGGATTGATGAGAGAAAACTTTCTGCAAACTTTGGAAATAGTGATTTCGTAAATTTACGAGGTTAAGAAATGATACATGTTTCGTTCCAAGGTGAACGAGGTGCTTATAGTGAAGCTGCAGCAAAATCATTTTTCAATGAGCAGATTGAAACAATTCCTAAAACCACATTTGCAGATGTGTTAGAAAGTACTTCAAATGACACTACACAAAATTCAGTTTTACCAGTAGAGAATTCTATAGAAGGAAGTGTTGGAGAAAGTTATGATTTGTTATATTCAACTTCCCTAAACGCTACAGGTGAAATATATCATAGAATAGAACATTGTTTAATTGGAATTGGGAAAATTGATGAAATAGATACAGTATATTCTCATCCACAAGCTTTAGGTCAATGTAGAAAATTTATTGAGGAACATAACATGAAAACAATTCCAGCATATGATACTGCAGGAAGTGTAAAAATGGTAAAAGAACTAAACAAATCAAATTGTGCATGTATTGCTAGTAAAGATGCAGCAAAAATATACGATATGCCAATTATTCAAGATAATATTGCAAACAATCTGAACAATTATACCAGATTCCTGATTCTATCAAAATCAAATAGGTCTGAAACGGGTAATGATAAAACATCAATAATATTCTCAATAAAACACGAACCAGGCTCATTATTCA is a window encoding:
- a CDS encoding zinc-binding dehydrogenase produces the protein MKALVYEEYTENDDFSKILKIKDIPIPEPKSNEVIIKVKTAALNYDDIWGMRGKPLAIPLPHISGTDAAGEVTAIGNDVKNIKVGDRVVSHGNMSCRVCKRCTAGREFDCKKRTIWGFETGPLWGGYCEYTHLPEVNVVKIPDSVSYDEAAAASMTMLTSWHMLVGRAKIQPGQIVLVMGGSSGVGNYGIQIAKLYGCTVIATASPDKLDKLLELGADFAVDHRKEDWHKEVRAIAKKIPKPLGDAPGVDVIFEHIGGSHWNKELTLLNYGGTIITTGATTGYNAKTDLRHIFFKGINILGSTQGTRAELEQGLYWMSQGKIKSIIDSVYSLENAAEAHTKMLKGKGLFGKILIKPES
- a CDS encoding tetratricopeptide repeat protein, with translation MDDPKTNSVLDEGNRLFLQGKLREAITYYDKILDENPKHISSLNNKGYALSKLKEFDNAIKCYDAALEISPDDISVLVNKISSFRKQGNFDNALSICNDILNNNPKYNIALYHKERILFSMGKYDESIQCCNIILNDYPENGDVLFDKSCNFALLSKNDDALSFLEQAISQGLQYKIKAKKSKIFEKLSNDTRFKKLIL
- the pheA gene encoding prephenate dehydratase, with protein sequence MIHVSFQGERGAYSEAAAKSFFNEQIETIPKTTFADVLESTSNDTTQNSVLPVENSIEGSVGESYDLLYSTSLNATGEIYHRIEHCLIGIGKIDEIDTVYSHPQALGQCRKFIEEHNMKTIPAYDTAGSVKMVKELNKSNCACIASKDAAKIYDMPIIQDNIANNLNNYTRFLILSKSNRSETGNDKTSIIFSIKHEPGSLFRIIENFHKNNVNLTKIESRPTKENTWEYNFYVDFEGHQNNGKISEMLDKIKKETLFMKILGSYPSAKLS
- a CDS encoding exosome complex RNA-binding protein Csl4; this encodes MSENAIFPGDKIASIEEYEAGDNAFDDGDMVRAATVGEKNIDKIARTANIKHPKLLSIPKVGDVIIGTVAAVMSSMIAVSIDYINGKPTTSKVECVCGTRNLRIRNVALVNDIVTLKILNHLNGTIHATISEPNLGVLFTKCRKCGGKVVPMRDAIKCTDCAWIDERKLSANFGNSDFVNLRG